The following nucleotide sequence is from Candidatus Zixiibacteriota bacterium.
GCGAAAAAAGCACACCCCATGGGCGCTCTTCGCGGCCGGTCAAACCGGAGCCTGGACGGCCCACATAACTCACAATCGTCGAAGTAATTACAGGTCGTCGCTCCCACGGCCGACCTGGCTTCCCGCGCTCATTTCGCTTGACACCATTATCACGATGTGTTTCTTCGGGTTGCCGCGGGACATTCCCGCGTCACGGTTACTACGTCAGACGTCTTGTCGCACGACGGGAGCAAAACATGAATCTCGCCTTTGGTTTGATCCAGACAGCGGTCACCGCTTCTCTGCTCGTGTATGCCTTCCGCGCGCATGAGCGATTCTGGACTTTGGGATTCCTCGGTTGGCGCAAAGTCTACACAGGTCTGGTACTGTCCTTGCTGGGCGGATTGGCGGCGTTGGCGGCGTACTGGTCCGACAGCGGCTGGATCCTGCCGTTGTCCTCGGCCATGGCCGGAGGGCTGGGCCTGGCTCTCGTTCTCGCCGGCTCGATCGAACGGTTGCATGATCTGGCGCGTGAACGGCGTCAGCTCGAAGATGTCCGCGCCGGATACGATTTGTTCGACACGTTGCGTGAGGTCGCCGGCGGCGCCTACGCGTTCCTGGAAGTCCTCGATTTCGCCTTGAAGGAAATGGTGCGTGCCTCCGGCGCTGCGGCCGGAGGACTGTGGTTGTACAACCCCGCCGGCCGGGAGTGGGTCCTGACCGGAGCCGCCGGGATGTCGCAGGCGTTCCGCAAGCAGACAGAATCGGTGCGCGGCAGCGGCACCGGCTTTGATCGCTTGGCCCACACGAGCAAGGCGAGAGTCTTCTCACGCGTTGAGGAGATTCGCTTGTTCTTCCCGGAGTGGGAGGCGGAAGGATACCGTTCGATCCTGGGACTCCCCCTGCTGACTGGGGCGGGAGGAGCACCGGGAGCATCGGGCCCACAGGAAAAGCACCGCCTCGGTGTCATCGTCCTCGCCGATCAGGTGGAATCCCGTTTCGATGATGATCGGGCGCGACGTCTCCATGCCGCGGCCGACTATGTCGCCGCGGTCGTGGCCGAGGCACGGCTCCAACGCCAGGTGGAAGCGGC
It contains:
- a CDS encoding GAF domain-containing protein, with the translated sequence MNLAFGLIQTAVTASLLVYAFRAHERFWTLGFLGWRKVYTGLVLSLLGGLAALAAYWSDSGWILPLSSAMAGGLGLALVLAGSIERLHDLARERRQLEDVRAGYDLFDTLREVAGGAYAFLEVLDFALKEMVRASGAAAGGLWLYNPAGREWVLTGAAGMSQAFRKQTESVRGSGTGFDRLAHTSKARVFSRVEEIRLFFPEWEAEGYRSILGLPLLTGAGGAPGASGPQEKHRLGVIVLADQVESRFDDDRARRLHAAADYVAAVVAEARLQRQVEAA